The Acidimicrobiales bacterium DNA segment CGGCGTGATCGGCGCCCTCGAGCTGTCGACCCTGGACGAGGGCGACGTCCTGCCGCACGAGCACACCACGCCGAAGGCCCGCGCCGACCGGCTCGACCTGCTGCGGGCGTGCCGGGCGAACCTGTCACCGATCTGGGTGCTGTCGACCACGCCCGGCCTCACCGAGCTGTGCGAGCTGGCCACCCCTCCCGACGCCAGGGCCACCGACACCGACGGGGTCCATCACCGGCTGTGGCGGGTGACCCGACCCGGCGTGGTCGACGCCATCGCCGCAGCCGTCGCCGCCTCACCCGTGATCGTGGCCGACGGCCACCACCGCTACGAGACCGCGCTCGCCTATCGCGACGAGCGGCGCGCCGCCACCAACGGCGCCCCCGGCGGGTACGACGCCGTCATGGCCTGGGTGGTGGAGGCGCGCGAGGACCAGCTGACCGTGGCACCGACGCACCGCCTGGTCTCGGGCCTCCCCGACGGCTTCGACGTGCCCCGGGCCCTGGCCGTCCACTTCGACCTCCAGGCCGCCGACGGCGATCCGGCGGACCTCCCGGCTCGCATGGCGGCCGAGGGTGCCCTGGCCCTCGGCACCACCTCGGGCTGGTGGCTCCTCCGGCCCAAGGAGGCGACCGAGGCCGCGTCCGAGCACGCCCTCGACTCCAGCCGCCTCGACGTCGCACTCTCGATGTTCCCCCCCCACACCCTGGCGTACCAGCACGGCGTGGCCGAGTCGGCGGCGGCCGTGGCGAACGGCGATGCGCAGGCGACGATCCTGATCAGGCCGGCCACCGTGGACCAGATCGCCGAGATCGGCCACGGCGCCGCCCGCATGCCGGCCAAGACCACGTTCTTCACGCCCAAGCCGCGCACCGGCATGGTGTTCCGCTCCGTCGAGGGCTGACCGACCGGGCCTCAGGCGGTCTCCAGGCGGGCGGCCACCCTGCCCACGGCCGCTCGCACCCGTCGTGCCTGCGAAGCCGGCACCACCGTCTCGGCCACCACCTCGGTGCGGCTCTGGGTCGAGCCGCCGGCCCGGAAGAAGCGCCGGCGCACCCGCCCCACGACCACCACCTCCTCGTCGACATCCAGCTCGCGGGCCGCCGCCGGGGCGTCCGACCACACGACGGGCGCCGACTCGGCCCGCTCGCCATCCCGAGGAACGGACACCTCGAGCTCGACCAGCTCGTCGCCCGACGGCAGCGACCGCACGGCGGCCGGCCTGGTGAGCCGGCCCCGGAGGACCACGATGTTCGTCACGACACCTCTCCTTGTTCGCACCTTGCGCACGGGGGAAGCGCCGGCGACGACGCTAGCGGGCGGGTGTGACAGGCGGTTCGTGGGCACCGACGGGCACCACCACCGTCACACCAGGGCGGCGAGGCGGTCGGCCGTGTCGAACAGAGTTGGGTCGGTGTCGAGCACGGTGGCGAAGAGCGCCCGGGCCCGGGGGACGTCGCCGGCCCGCTCGTACAGGTCGGCCAGGGCGTACCAGGTCCGGAGGTGGTGCAGCGGCGGGGGGCGCTCCTTCGTCTTGGCCTGCTCCAGCAGGGCGATGGCGGCGGCCAGCTGGCCCTGGTCGGCCAGCGCACCAGCCATCACGATCCGCCCCTCGGCGAGCAGCTCGGCCGGCGGCGACGCCCGGCGCAGCTCGTCCCACACCCGCTCGGCGTCCTTCCAGTGCCGCAACGCCCGGTGGCAGTCGGCGAGGACGGGGTGCTGGTCGTACGAGGCGGTGAGGGCGTGGAAGGCCTCGAGCTCCTTGATGGCGAGGGGCCAGCGGCCGAGGCGGTACAGGGTGAGCCCGTGCAGCTCCCGCACGGTGGCGGACAGGGGGGCGGCCCGGGCCAGCGGCCGGAGGGTGCGGAGCGCGTCGGCGTAGCGGTCGCGCTCGTAGGCCTTGATCGCCTCGGACAGGCGGTGCTGCACCCGCTCCGCCCCCGTGCGCCCCACCGCGTCGGCCAGCTCGGCTCGGACGTCCTCGGGAACGGCGGCGGCTCGCCGCCGCGGTCTCGCCTCCGACGGGGCGGCCGCGTCCGACGGGGCGGCCGCCTCCGCCTCGTCCTCGATCCAGACCTCGGGTTCCCACTCGGGCCGCTCGGCGGTGCGGTCCCGTCCGGTTGTGTCACCCTTCCACCGGCCGTCGTCATAGGCGGTGACGACCCGGGCGCCCTTGCGCGCCACGCTTCCCCGAAAGCGCCTCGCCGCGTCGTCGGGCTCGACCGAACGGCCACGCGCCACCGCTCGCCGCGCCTCGGGCGCCAAGCGGCCGCCGGGGGCCGCCGGGGTGTCCTGCCGTCGCCGGGCGGCGGCCGGGCGGCGCCCCGGCACGCCGGGGGGGCCGCCCGGCGTCGTGTCGCCCGAACCCGCCCGTCGGTCGTCGACGCGCCGCGACGACGGTGGACGGCCGGCGCCGCCACGGCCGGCGCCCGCTGCGGTCCCCGGGCGGCCCGACCCCGTGCGCGAGCCTCCCCCGGGACCGTCGGGACGGCCGGCGCCACCACGACTGCCGCCCGAGCGCCCGCCCGCGGCGGCCGCAGGTCGCCCGGTCCCCGTGCGGGAACCTGCACCCACGCCGGACGGCCCGCCAGCGCCACCACGGCTGGCGGCCGCTGTGGGGCGGCCGGTCCCCGTGCGCGAGCCCGGGCCGGCGGGACGGCCGGTTCCCGTGCGGGAGCCTCCGCCGGGACCGGCGGGACGGCCGGTTCCCGCGCGGCTGGCGACCGCAGCCGTCGAGCGGGGCCGTGCCGCCCCGGTGGCGCCGCCGGCTTCGGAACGAGGACGGTCCGCCGTGCGACCACCGCCTCTCGGCGATGCCGAACGGTCACTCGTTCGGCTGGGGGCGCCGGCGGCCGTCGGCCGCCGGGCACCGCTCTGGCCCTGGCGCGGCCAGTGGCCGCCGCCCGGAGCCGGCCCGTCGCCCGGCGGTGGCCGGAGGCGACCGGTCGCGGTGGCGCGCCGGGCACCGTCCGCCGCAGCCCTGG contains these protein-coding regions:
- a CDS encoding DUF1015 domain-containing protein; the encoded protein is MPRFQPFAGVRYAAPDGRLDDLLCPPYDVITPDERAALAERSPHNAVRVELPVDEEGRDRYEAAAAIWAQWIAAGVLAVDDEPSFYVYRMGYHDDSGTPRQTTGVIGALELSTLDEGDVLPHEHTTPKARADRLDLLRACRANLSPIWVLSTTPGLTELCELATPPDARATDTDGVHHRLWRVTRPGVVDAIAAAVAASPVIVADGHHRYETALAYRDERRAATNGAPGGYDAVMAWVVEAREDQLTVAPTHRLVSGLPDGFDVPRALAVHFDLQAADGDPADLPARMAAEGALALGTTSGWWLLRPKEATEAASEHALDSSRLDVALSMFPPHTLAYQHGVAESAAAVANGDAQATILIRPATVDQIAEIGHGAARMPAKTTFFTPKPRTGMVFRSVEG
- a CDS encoding single-stranded DNA-binding protein produces the protein MTNIVVLRGRLTRPAAVRSLPSGDELVELEVSVPRDGERAESAPVVWSDAPAAARELDVDEEVVVVGRVRRRFFRAGGSTQSRTEVVAETVVPASQARRVRAAVGRVAARLETA
- a CDS encoding tetratricopeptide repeat protein produces the protein MARKGARVVTAYDDGRWKGDTTGRDRTAERPEWEPEVWIEDEAEAAAPSDAAAPSEARPRRRAAAVPEDVRAELADAVGRTGAERVQHRLSEAIKAYERDRYADALRTLRPLARAAPLSATVRELHGLTLYRLGRWPLAIKELEAFHALTASYDQHPVLADCHRALRHWKDAERVWDELRRASPPAELLAEGRIVMAGALADQGQLAAAIALLEQAKTKERPPPLHHLRTWYALADLYERAGDVPRARALFATVLDTDPTLFDTADRLAALV